The sequence below is a genomic window from Campylobacter ornithocola.
TACATTATCTAAGCTTTTTAAATACGCACTATCTTCATAAATAGTATTCATTATACTTAAATTTGGCTCTTTAGCTAAGGCTAAAAGATATAAAGAATTTATTCTAATCTCTTTGTTTGTTTGAGTTTGTAAAACATAACGCTTTTGATAATCAAGCCATGCTTTAAACATTCCCTCACTTACATAATAACCTCTTTCTTTAGCTAAAATCATAAACATACCAGCATAATTACTCCCCCAAGCATCAGACTCCTTAAGCCCTTGCCAGTAAGCAAAACCACCATTAGCGGTTTGAAAATTTGCATATTTACTTAATAATGCATTGATATTGTTAATATTTTTCTGTTCATTTGCTCCTTGATCAAGTTTTTGTAAAAATAGCTGTGGTAAAACTGCTGAAGTGCTTTGCTCTATACATCCATAAGGATAATTTTGCAAGTATTTTAATCTATGATTTATATTTAAAATAGGCTTAGAACTCACACTTAAAAATGCTACCGGGTTAATATAATCTTGCATGATTTTAAATTCCATGGAAGTATTTGCAGGAATTTTAAAAGACCTACCCTCATAAGTAATGGTATTTAGCGCTTTTATATCAATTTGTGTATTTTGAGTATAGGTGTAATCTTTCGCACTTAAACTTAACTCTATTTCTTCTACTCCAAGCTTATTAGAATTTACTTTTGCATTAATATAAATATCTTTTGTTTTTTCATTACCAAAATCAATCAAGATTTCATTTTTTTCAAAATTTATGAGTGAATTTTTTGTTTTTAATTTAAGCTTTGCATTTTTTACATCATCATCTACTTTAAATACTTGCACTAAAAGCTTAAATTCATCATCAAACCTTAAAGCCCTTGGCAAAGTTTCAAGCATAACAGCAGGTGCACTAACTTGAATATCCTTATAAGCACTACCAAAACTTGCTGAGTTATTTGCTACTGCCATAACTCTAACCGAACCCAAATATGAAGGCATATTAAATTTTAATTTTGCATAACCATTTTCATCACTTTGCACTGGCTCTTGAAACAACACAACAGGCTTAAAACGTCTAGCTTTTTCATCATTTTTGCTTTTATTTGCCCTACTTTGTAAGAAAGCATCACCACCCGTAGTTAATACCTTAGAAGCATTAGAGATATTTTTAGCAATGATTTTATCATAAGTATCATATATACTCATATTAAAGCGTGTTTTTTGGTAAAAATATCCCCAAATATCTGGGGTTTTAAAAGCACTAACATCAAGCAAACCCTCATCTACAATAGCTAGTGTATAAGTATAGCTTTGTTTGTTTTTACTTTGAATTTCTACTTCAAAGTCCTGCTTTGGCATAATTTTATCTGGTACTCTTAAATCAAGCTCGATTTTACTTTGCTCATCTACAACACTTAAAGGTACCACGCCAAAAAGCCTTAAGGCTCTATCATTAGTATATTGATCATAATCTTGAAGCAAGATCACACTTGCATAAACATTTGGCATATATTCTTTAAGAATAGGAATTTCAACCTTTGTGGTATCTTCGTGTGTGTCTATTATAAAGCGTTTTAAAACTTTTGCATTATCATTTAGCGTAATAATAGCTTTTGCACCTTTAACACTTTCAAATTCCACAAAAGCTGTTTCATTTGGCTTGTATTCTTTTTTATCGCTTTTTATCTTTAAAGAGCTAACTATATCAGCATTACTTGGTGCACCAAAACTACTAATATAAAAAAACTCTCCTGTACTTGTTTTACTTTGTATGTCTTCAAGCTCTATAAACATTTCACCATGATACTCTTTTGGATCAAACTCTATTTTAACTGGTTTATCTTTACTTAAAATAGTTCCCTGTGTAACTATTTGTGTGTTTTTATCCTTTTTGAGTGATTTTAAAAAATCATCATAATTATCATAATCCCACCACCACGAATAATCATTTGCATAAATGGTATATTTGATCTCTTTGTTTGCAATCAAATTCTCGTTTAAATCACTCACAATGGCTTCAAAATTTATGATAGAACCTGAACTTAAATAACGATTTTTTAATCGTTTTATGCCTACAAAATGTTCATGTAAAACAACTTGTGAATTTACAAGTGCTTCAACTGATCTTGAACCCTTTTCAAAAACTCTAGCCTTTATACTAGCTTCTAGATTATATGGAGTATTTTTTAAGAAGTCTTTTAGGAAAAATTCTTTTTTTACAAAGCCATTTTCATCTAAAACACCCTCTAGATTATCTTGATATTTTTGCTCCAAAACGCTAGGGTTTGAAAAAATATATTCTGGATATTTTGAATTTTTATACTCTTTTTTACTCACAAACAAATCAACTTGGTATTTTAGACTACTTGCTGGAGTTCCAAAGAGATATTTTGAGCTAATATTAAAATCTAATCTTTCATTTTCTTTTATACTTTTTGGAGCTTGCAAAGATACTTTTATACGATTTGGCACTATATTTTGCACTAAAATTTCTTTATCAAAAATCGTATTTGCAAATTCAATCCTAGCTAAATATACTCCACTTAAAGCTTGTTGATTAAGTGAAATCTTTTTATAAAAAGTTCCATTACTCAAAGGTTCAAGCTTGATTTTATCTAAAAGTTTTTTATTGCGTGGATCAAAAAAACTTAAAAATATAGGATGATTAACAATCCCTTTATCATTTCTTGCAACCATGGTCAAATGTATATCATCACCTGGTCTATATACCCCTCTTTCTGTGTAAATAAATACTTTATTTTGAGAAGTTAAATCAAAACCATCTACATCAAAACCATCGTATAACAAAGGCGAGCTTAAGCGTAAAATAGAAGCTTGCTTATCTTTTGAAGCAATGATAAATAAAGCTTTTGATTCATCTATATCATCAAAAACAACCAAGCCATTATCATCACTCATCTTAGAAGCTAAAACTTGATTGCTTTTACTAATCACATCAACCTTAACCCCACTCAATGCTTTTTGTGTGGTAAAATTTCTCACATCCACAAAAAGCTTTTTGTTTAAATTTTGAGCGATTAAAGCTATATCTGAAAAAATTAAATTCTTACTAATCTTTGCTTTTTGATTGAAAAATCTGTATTTCTTCCAACTTTCCATTCCCTCATCAAAAGCATAATCTATATCTTCTTCTTTAAAATAAAGCTTTACTATAAATACGCCGCTTAAATCTTTCAAACCATCTAATACTATTTCATTTTCTTGCCATTGATTTTTAGTATTTTTAATATCAAAGTCCTTTTTTAATACTACTTCACTAGTATAATCACTCTCTGAAAAAATATCACTATCATAATCACTTAAATTTTTGGCGCCTTGAAGATTTTTATATCTTAAATATTCACTTATATTGTTTGAAAACACTTGATAAACTTCTAAATGAATCTTTTTGATATTCATACTTTTAAAAGCTATTTTCTTACTAGCTTTACTAGATAAAAATACTCCTTGATTTGTAAAACTTATAGCAGGTTCATAGTCTTTAAAACTTACTTGAGTTTTAAAGTTTTCTTTTGTACTAACATCATCAGTGCTTTTAATCCCTTGAGCAAGTTGAATTTCATAGGTTTTATTTGGAGAAAAATTACCCATAAGTTTTATTTTGTTTCCAAATGCTAGTGCCTTAAAATCTACCTCAGGGCTAATAAAAATCAACTCTTTTAAATTTTGATCTTGTGAAATATTTTGAGAAAAAAGCAATTCTATATTTTTATTAACCACATTTGAATTTTGAAAAATAAATTCACTCTTTGCAAGTAAAATATACTCTAAATCTACATTTTTTTCCAAACCCAAAATTTCTTTATCTAAAACTACTTTTACATTTGTATTTGTGTTTTTAATGCTAAGCGGTTTAGAATATACGCTTGCTATATCACCTTGAATGATGATTGTATCTATTTGAATTTCTTGATTTAATGCTGTAATTTTAATGGCCTTTAACAACTCATCCTTATTAAGAGTATAAAAACTTTGAACATTTAAAACCAAAATACTTTCATCATTTGAAATGTTTTGAAAATATCCTTTAATATCTAATTTTTCAAAAGGAGTTTGTATTTTTAATTGTACTTTTTCATTGGCTATAATATC
It includes:
- a CDS encoding alpha-2-macroglobulin family protein, with product MRGFLHCFFAFLLASLLFACSKNEDKSSAIRAYGFDENTQSIFVEFNTNIINQEIGIAKEREIVINNQRIKVKYEFETPTRLKIFTSLKANKKYDIFIDLNDIIANEKVQLKIQTPFEKLDIKGYFQNISNDESILVLNVQSFYTLNKDELLKAIKITALNQEIQIDTIIIQGDIASVYSKPLSIKNTNTNVKVVLDKEILGLEKNVDLEYILLAKSEFIFQNSNVVNKNIELLFSQNISQDQNLKELIFISPEVDFKALAFGNKIKLMGNFSPNKTYEIQLAQGIKSTDDVSTKENFKTQVSFKDYEPAISFTNQGVFLSSKASKKIAFKSMNIKKIHLEVYQVFSNNISEYLRYKNLQGAKNLSDYDSDIFSESDYTSEVVLKKDFDIKNTKNQWQENEIVLDGLKDLSGVFIVKLYFKEEDIDYAFDEGMESWKKYRFFNQKAKISKNLIFSDIALIAQNLNKKLFVDVRNFTTQKALSGVKVDVISKSNQVLASKMSDDNGLVVFDDIDESKALFIIASKDKQASILRLSSPLLYDGFDVDGFDLTSQNKVFIYTERGVYRPGDDIHLTMVARNDKGIVNHPIFLSFFDPRNKKLLDKIKLEPLSNGTFYKKISLNQQALSGVYLARIEFANTIFDKEILVQNIVPNRIKVSLQAPKSIKENERLDFNISSKYLFGTPASSLKYQVDLFVSKKEYKNSKYPEYIFSNPSVLEQKYQDNLEGVLDENGFVKKEFFLKDFLKNTPYNLEASIKARVFEKGSRSVEALVNSQVVLHEHFVGIKRLKNRYLSSGSIINFEAIVSDLNENLIANKEIKYTIYANDYSWWWDYDNYDDFLKSLKKDKNTQIVTQGTILSKDKPVKIEFDPKEYHGEMFIELEDIQSKTSTGEFFYISSFGAPSNADIVSSLKIKSDKKEYKPNETAFVEFESVKGAKAIITLNDNAKVLKRFIIDTHEDTTKVEIPILKEYMPNVYASVILLQDYDQYTNDRALRLFGVVPLSVVDEQSKIELDLRVPDKIMPKQDFEVEIQSKNKQSYTYTLAIVDEGLLDVSAFKTPDIWGYFYQKTRFNMSIYDTYDKIIAKNISNASKVLTTGGDAFLQSRANKSKNDEKARRFKPVVLFQEPVQSDENGYAKLKFNMPSYLGSVRVMAVANNSASFGSAYKDIQVSAPAVMLETLPRALRFDDEFKLLVQVFKVDDDVKNAKLKLKTKNSLINFEKNEILIDFGNEKTKDIYINAKVNSNKLGVEEIELSLSAKDYTYTQNTQIDIKALNTITYEGRSFKIPANTSMEFKIMQDYINPVAFLSVSSKPILNINHRLKYLQNYPYGCIEQSTSAVLPQLFLQKLDQGANEQKNINNINALLSKYANFQTANGGFAYWQGLKESDAWGSNYAGMFMILAKERGYYVSEGMFKAWLDYQKRYVLQTQTNKEIRINSLYLLALAKEPNLSIMNTIYEDSAYLKSLDNVSLWQLSAAYKLAGFDEVALNIAKNLSTKPDEKANYTHTYGSFLRDEAIIANAYKIIYGKNNDELLDDIKKSLEGHAWLSTQSTGYALYALANSFSDETSKIINASVKINGESKKFDASFSKFEFNQGSALIDAKEDTYVHFGVEGIKKGIVEPFAQRIYIERSFYDENGNEIDESTIKSSQIFYMKLKISNKNYPGTSNIALSQILPSGWEIVHDLLNDETPDFVKNSYYDFVDIRDDKIMYFFPLYSDESREFFVKLSAVTPGVYTLSGAYAEAMYDNAYRALSESKRIKVVQ